The following coding sequences lie in one Thermithiobacillus plumbiphilus genomic window:
- a CDS encoding LysR substrate-binding domain-containing protein: protein MTLTELRYIVALARERHFGRAAEASFVSQPTLSVAIRKLEDELGVSMFERRPNEVALTPIGERIVAQAVRVLEEVRVLKELARDGEDPLAAPLRLGAIYTIGPYLFPTLIPALRGLAPQMPLLVEENLTVVLAERLKQGQLDAIIVSEPFQEPGIITLALYDEPFVVALPPEHPWTAQATIASERLAEETALLLSTGNCFRDQVLKACPDLNRGGSGELQRTLEGSSLETIRYMVATGVGITVLPCSAAQRTGQGEMVTTRPFAAPLPKRRIVLAWRSQFPRQQAIEILQKAIRACPLDCVDWVGA, encoded by the coding sequence ATGACCCTGACGGAACTTCGTTATATCGTAGCCCTGGCACGGGAACGGCACTTCGGACGCGCGGCGGAGGCCAGCTTCGTCAGCCAGCCCACCCTGAGCGTGGCCATCAGGAAGCTGGAGGACGAACTGGGGGTTTCGATGTTCGAACGCCGGCCCAATGAGGTGGCGCTCACGCCCATTGGCGAGCGGATCGTGGCGCAGGCGGTGCGGGTGCTGGAGGAGGTGCGCGTTCTCAAGGAGCTGGCCCGCGACGGCGAGGACCCGCTGGCAGCCCCGCTGCGTCTGGGCGCGATCTATACCATCGGGCCCTATCTCTTTCCGACCCTGATCCCGGCATTGAGAGGACTGGCGCCGCAGATGCCGCTGCTGGTGGAGGAAAACCTCACGGTGGTGCTGGCGGAACGGCTCAAGCAGGGACAGCTCGACGCCATCATCGTCTCCGAGCCCTTTCAGGAGCCCGGCATCATCACCTTGGCACTGTATGACGAGCCTTTCGTGGTGGCCCTGCCGCCGGAACATCCCTGGACAGCGCAAGCCACTATCGCGTCCGAGCGTCTGGCCGAGGAAACGGCCTTGCTGCTCAGTACCGGCAACTGCTTTCGGGATCAGGTATTGAAGGCCTGCCCGGATCTGAACCGCGGCGGCAGCGGCGAACTGCAAAGGACGCTTGAGGGCAGTTCGCTGGAAACCATTCGCTACATGGTGGCCACCGGCGTCGGCATCACGGTGCTGCCCTGCAGCGCCGCCCAGCGCACTGGGCAGGGCGAGATGGTCACGACCCGACCCTTTGCCGCGCCCCTCCCCAAACGCCGCATCGTACTCGCCTGGCGCAGCCAGTTCCCGCGCCAGCAGGCCATCGAAATCCTGCAGAAGGCCATCCGCGCCTGCCCGCTGGACTGCGTGGACTGGGTGGGGGCGTGA
- a CDS encoding LysR family transcriptional regulator encodes MKRISLRQLRTFEAVARLKSFSRAAEEMHVTQPTVSKQIRLLHEEVGLPLLEQIGKKIFLTEAGEELYATCAGWLETWGRFEQKIADLKGVKQGRLRIAAVTTTKFFMPRILGPFCAQFPGIDIALEVVNRDRVLERLGRNQDDLYIMGVPPETLDIECEPFMENPLVVLAPKSHPLAQRKDIPLAELGNVPFIVREHGSGTRLTVERVFEAQKVPLNIRMELGSNEAIKQAVAGGLGLAVLSQSTLSLDPQHEEVVALDVQGFPIRRYWYVVRPRGKQLSVVAQTFLDFLRAHVQLLEPRH; translated from the coding sequence ATGAAGCGCATCAGCCTGCGTCAGTTGCGCACCTTCGAAGCCGTGGCCCGTTTGAAGAGCTTTTCGCGGGCCGCCGAGGAAATGCACGTCACCCAGCCGACGGTCTCCAAGCAGATCCGGCTGCTCCACGAAGAAGTGGGGCTGCCGCTGCTGGAGCAGATCGGCAAGAAGATCTTCCTGACCGAGGCGGGCGAGGAACTCTATGCCACCTGCGCCGGCTGGCTGGAGACCTGGGGCCGCTTCGAGCAGAAGATCGCGGATTTGAAGGGCGTGAAGCAGGGCCGGCTGAGGATTGCGGCCGTCACCACCACCAAGTTCTTCATGCCGCGGATTCTCGGACCCTTTTGCGCGCAGTTTCCGGGCATCGACATCGCCCTGGAAGTGGTCAATCGGGATCGGGTGCTGGAGCGGCTTGGGCGCAATCAGGATGACCTTTATATCATGGGGGTGCCGCCGGAGACGCTCGACATCGAATGCGAGCCCTTCATGGAGAATCCGCTGGTGGTGCTGGCGCCGAAGTCCCATCCTCTGGCGCAACGGAAAGACATCCCCCTCGCCGAGCTGGGCAATGTGCCCTTCATCGTGCGGGAACACGGATCGGGCACGCGCCTGACCGTGGAACGCGTCTTTGAAGCGCAGAAAGTGCCGCTCAACATCCGCATGGAGCTTGGCAGCAATGAGGCAATCAAGCAGGCGGTTGCCGGCGGCCTTGGACTGGCCGTGCTGTCCCAGAGCACGCTCAGCCTGGATCCCCAACATGAAGAAGTGGTCGCCCTCGACGTCCAGGGCTTCCCGATCCGGCGTTACTGGTACGTGGTGCGCCCACGCGGCAAGCAGCTATCGGTGGTGGCGCAGACCTTTCTTGATTTCCTGCGCGCGCACGTGCAACTGCTGGAGCCACGGCACTGA
- a CDS encoding glutathione peroxidase, with the protein MLQSHEGQRVPDVIFHIRENNEWVDRSTDEIFNGRTVVVFGLPGAFTPTCSSSHVPRFNELAPAFWDNGVDEIICVSVNDTFVMNEWQKDQKAENVTFLPDGNGDFTAGMGMLVDKSDLGFGDRSWRYSMLVKDGVVEKMFIEPFVAGDPFEVSDADTMLDYINPRAKKPEFVFLFSKAGCPHCARAKTLLEQRGMNYEEAVVGRDVSSRAVRAATGKSTVPQIYIGGRYIGGSDDLEQYFARQG; encoded by the coding sequence ATGTTGCAAAGCCATGAAGGACAGCGCGTACCGGACGTTATTTTTCATATCCGCGAGAACAACGAGTGGGTGGACCGCAGCACCGACGAGATCTTCAATGGCCGCACGGTGGTGGTGTTCGGCCTGCCTGGCGCCTTCACCCCGACCTGCTCATCGAGCCATGTCCCGCGCTTCAACGAGCTCGCCCCGGCATTCTGGGACAATGGCGTGGACGAGATCATCTGCGTGTCGGTCAACGATACCTTCGTCATGAATGAGTGGCAGAAGGATCAGAAGGCCGAGAATGTCACCTTCCTGCCCGATGGCAACGGGGACTTCACGGCCGGCATGGGCATGCTGGTGGACAAGTCGGATCTCGGTTTCGGCGATCGCTCCTGGCGCTACTCGATGCTGGTGAAAGATGGCGTGGTCGAGAAGATGTTCATCGAGCCCTTTGTGGCCGGCGACCCCTTCGAGGTCTCGGACGCCGATACCATGCTCGACTACATCAACCCGCGGGCGAAAAAGCCCGAGTTCGTCTTCCTGTTCTCGAAGGCCGGCTGCCCGCACTGCGCCCGCGCCAAGACCCTGCTCGAACAGCGCGGCATGAACTATGAAGAGGCCGTGGTCGGGCGCGATGTCTCCAGCCGTGCCGTGCGTGCCGCGACCGGGAAATCCACCGTGCCGCAGATCTACATCGGCGGGCGTTACATCGGCGGGTCGGACGATCTGGAGCAGTACTTCGCCCGGCAGGGCTGA
- the gorA gene encoding glutathione-disulfide reductase: protein MSRHYDFVVIGGGSGGIAAANRAASYGVGVVLIEGGRLGGTCVNVGCVPKKIMWNAAHLQHRLSQAWASGTHVGGNRVDWTALVSAREAYIRRLNGIYAGKLDSNGVERVEGYARFVDARTVEVNGEHISGTHVLIATGSHPVRPDVPGAELGIDSDGFFALTEQPRRVVVAGSGYIAVELAGVLRALGSEVTLLLRGERVLSGFDAMLGDELMIAMRAEGIDVITRAQTAAVERQADGLSLTLADGRKLAHFDHLIWAVGRRPNTQGLAVENAGLALSPQGHIHVDAFQSTGAPGVYAVGDVTAAPALTPVAIAAGRRLADRLFGGQPDRCLQIDLVPTVVFSHPPIGTVGLSEAQARHRHEDVKVYQARFTPLVDALAPHPGKTAMKLITAGPDELVVGCHIIGEGADEMLQGFAVAMQMGATKRDFDDTLAIHPTSAEELVTLR from the coding sequence ATGAGCAGACACTATGACTTTGTGGTCATCGGCGGCGGCAGCGGCGGCATTGCCGCCGCCAATCGCGCCGCCAGTTACGGCGTCGGGGTAGTGCTGATCGAGGGCGGTCGCCTGGGCGGCACCTGCGTGAACGTCGGCTGCGTGCCGAAAAAGATCATGTGGAATGCCGCCCACCTGCAGCATCGTTTATCCCAGGCCTGGGCCAGTGGCACCCATGTCGGTGGCAACCGGGTCGACTGGACCGCGCTGGTCAGCGCCCGCGAGGCCTATATCCGCCGGCTCAACGGTATCTATGCCGGCAAGCTCGACAGTAATGGTGTCGAGCGCGTCGAGGGCTATGCCCGTTTCGTCGATGCCCGCACTGTGGAGGTCAATGGTGAACACATCAGCGGCACCCATGTCCTGATTGCCACCGGCAGCCATCCCGTGCGCCCGGACGTTCCGGGTGCTGAACTTGGCATCGATTCCGACGGCTTCTTTGCACTGACCGAACAGCCGCGGCGCGTGGTGGTGGCCGGCAGTGGTTATATCGCCGTCGAACTCGCCGGTGTGCTGCGGGCACTGGGCAGCGAGGTGACATTACTGCTGCGTGGCGAGCGCGTGCTGAGCGGCTTCGACGCCATGCTCGGCGATGAACTGATGATCGCCATGCGTGCCGAGGGCATCGACGTCATCACGCGGGCCCAGACCGCCGCCGTGGAACGCCAGGCGGATGGCCTGAGCCTGACGCTTGCGGATGGCAGGAAGCTGGCGCATTTCGACCATTTGATCTGGGCGGTGGGCCGGCGCCCCAATACCCAGGGGCTTGCTGTCGAAAATGCCGGATTGGCATTGAGCCCGCAGGGGCACATCCATGTCGATGCCTTCCAGAGTACCGGGGCTCCTGGCGTCTATGCCGTGGGCGACGTCACCGCCGCCCCGGCCCTGACCCCGGTCGCCATTGCCGCCGGCCGGCGCCTGGCAGATCGCTTGTTCGGCGGCCAGCCGGATCGCTGTCTGCAGATCGATCTGGTGCCCACGGTGGTCTTCAGCCATCCACCGATCGGCACGGTGGGCCTGTCGGAGGCGCAGGCGCGTCACCGTCATGAGGACGTCAAGGTCTATCAGGCCCGCTTCACGCCCCTGGTGGACGCGCTCGCCCCGCATCCGGGCAAGACCGCCATGAAGCTCATCACCGCCGGGCCCGACGAGTTGGTGGTGGGCTGCCACATCATCGGCGAGGGGGCTGACGAGATGCTGCAGGGCTTTGCCGTCGCCATGCAGATGGGCGCCACCAAGCGGGACTTTGACGACACCCTGGCGATCCACCCGACCAGCGCCGAGGAACTGGTGACCTTGCGCTAG
- a CDS encoding DUF485 domain-containing protein, producing the protein MASAKPKSGAAGTQKARLNWAAIEADPRFRALHRKKNVFLWGWMIAAVVYYFLLPIGAAYFPGIFNRQVWGPVNVGLLFALSQFVVAWFIAALYSRKAGRDFDPLAQDIAKDSHKFGA; encoded by the coding sequence GTGGCTTCAGCCAAACCCAAGTCCGGCGCTGCCGGCACGCAAAAGGCCCGCCTGAACTGGGCGGCCATCGAGGCAGATCCGCGCTTTCGTGCCTTGCACCGGAAAAAGAACGTCTTTCTCTGGGGCTGGATGATTGCCGCTGTGGTCTACTATTTCCTACTGCCCATCGGCGCGGCCTACTTCCCCGGCATCTTCAACCGCCAGGTCTGGGGTCCGGTGAATGTGGGCCTGTTGTTCGCGCTGTCGCAGTTCGTGGTGGCCTGGTTCATCGCCGCGCTGTACTCGCGCAAGGCCGGACGTGATTTCGATCCCCTGGCGCAGGACATCGCCAAAGACAGCCACAAATTCGGAGCCTGA
- a CDS encoding nucleotidyltransferase domain-containing protein, protein MDPITAQATRIFLEKVRTRYSVAGAFLFGSRARGDFRPDSDLDIAVLLQGARTSRVDAALEMADLAFDVLMDTGILIEAFPLWETEWEHPEQFNNPALIENIRREGLRL, encoded by the coding sequence ATGGACCCTATCACTGCGCAGGCAACGCGTATTTTCCTGGAGAAGGTCAGGACACGCTATTCCGTGGCCGGGGCCTTTCTGTTTGGCAGCAGGGCGCGAGGCGACTTCCGACCGGATAGCGATCTGGATATTGCCGTGCTCTTGCAGGGAGCGCGTACATCTCGAGTGGATGCAGCGCTGGAGATGGCCGATCTTGCTTTCGATGTGCTGATGGATACCGGCATTCTGATCGAGGCCTTCCCACTCTGGGAAACAGAATGGGAGCATCCCGAACAGTTCAACAATCCCGCCTTGATCGAGAACATCCGCCGGGAAGGCCTCCGCCTGTGA
- a CDS encoding NADH-quinone oxidoreductase subunit L, producing MPSTSLSFTPAIALLAPLLLWAVGLMPTAWANARPQLMARLNMGAAWLAFASALLAAVAHMFDSTRVWTLYSIPLPGGIGAFSLGSYVNGVTVIMLLLVSFVGVVVSRYARNYLDGDRNQGRFHKWLSLTLASILTLIVSSNLLMFSLAWIATSLCLHELLIFYRERPAAVLAAHKKFVASRIGDACLLLATFLIGSTLHTLEFADIFRIMAAQDGPLPQSLQWAALLIVSSAGLKSAQFPFHGWLLQVMEAPTPVSALLHAGIVNGGAFLIIRMSPIMSHAGTALALLALIGLVTLTLASLVMLTQTSIKASLSWSTTAQMGFMLLECGLGLYSLAMLHLVAHSFYKAHAFLSSGSGVDSFRAPALAYHGAKRLQPGRLMLALLIAGVMTLGVATAFGITVQEQPALIATGAIVAIALSQLLLQAGEMGNAAFLLRALGLSAVVSTAYFGLHALFDVAIRDSVLPLRDPASTAQLVIIGLTIVAFLGLLLTQQLFRAPGRSAASEALYVHLYNGLYIDVYLTRILQRVWPSPAQTTESRGA from the coding sequence ATGCCATCAACATCACTCTCTTTCACCCCCGCCATCGCCCTGCTGGCGCCCCTGCTGCTCTGGGCCGTCGGGCTGATGCCGACCGCATGGGCCAACGCGCGTCCGCAGCTGATGGCGCGCCTGAACATGGGTGCTGCCTGGCTGGCCTTTGCCAGCGCCCTGCTCGCCGCAGTGGCGCACATGTTCGACAGCACGCGCGTCTGGACCCTGTACTCAATCCCCCTGCCCGGCGGGATCGGCGCCTTCTCCCTCGGCAGCTACGTCAATGGGGTGACGGTGATCATGCTGCTGCTGGTGTCCTTCGTGGGCGTCGTGGTCTCGCGCTATGCCCGCAACTACCTCGATGGTGACCGCAATCAGGGCCGCTTTCACAAGTGGCTGAGCCTGACGCTCGCGTCCATCCTGACCCTGATCGTGTCCAGCAACCTGCTCATGTTCTCGCTGGCCTGGATAGCGACCAGCCTCTGCCTGCACGAGTTGCTGATATTCTATCGCGAGCGCCCGGCCGCCGTGCTCGCGGCCCACAAGAAGTTCGTCGCCAGCCGTATCGGGGACGCGTGCCTGCTGCTGGCGACCTTTCTGATCGGCTCGACGCTCCACACCCTGGAGTTTGCCGACATCTTCCGCATCATGGCCGCTCAGGACGGCCCGTTGCCCCAGTCCCTGCAATGGGCGGCACTCCTGATCGTGTCGAGCGCGGGGCTCAAGTCGGCGCAGTTTCCCTTCCACGGCTGGCTGTTGCAGGTCATGGAGGCGCCCACCCCGGTCTCCGCGCTCCTGCATGCGGGCATCGTCAACGGCGGCGCCTTTCTCATCATCCGCATGAGCCCGATCATGTCCCACGCGGGAACCGCCCTGGCCCTGCTGGCGCTGATTGGTCTGGTCACGCTGACGCTCGCCTCCCTGGTCATGCTGACACAGACCAGCATCAAGGCCTCGCTCTCCTGGTCCACCACGGCGCAGATGGGTTTCATGCTGCTTGAGTGTGGCCTTGGATTGTACAGCCTGGCCATGCTGCACCTGGTGGCGCATTCGTTCTACAAGGCGCACGCCTTCCTGTCCTCCGGCAGCGGGGTGGACAGCTTCCGCGCCCCCGCGCTGGCCTACCATGGCGCCAAGCGGCTCCAGCCCGGCCGCCTGATGCTGGCCCTGCTGATTGCAGGCGTGATGACTCTGGGCGTGGCCACGGCATTCGGCATCACGGTACAGGAGCAGCCGGCCCTGATCGCCACCGGCGCCATCGTCGCCATCGCCCTGAGCCAGTTGCTGCTGCAGGCCGGCGAGATGGGCAATGCCGCCTTCCTGCTGCGCGCCCTGGGCCTCAGTGCCGTCGTCAGCACCGCCTACTTCGGGCTGCATGCGCTGTTTGATGTGGCCATCCGCGACAGCGTGCTGCCCCTGCGCGATCCCGCGAGCACGGCGCAACTGGTCATCATCGGCCTGACCATCGTGGCATTTCTGGGCTTGCTGCTGACCCAGCAGTTGTTCCGCGCCCCAGGGCGCTCTGCCGCCAGCGAAGCCCTGTACGTGCATCTGTACAACGGCCTGTATATCGATGTCTATCTGACCCGAATCCTGCAGCGCGTCTGGCCCAGCCCGGCGCAGACCACGGAATCCAGAGGAGCCTGA
- a CDS encoding cation acetate symporter has product MKPSIPSAALGLLGLSASLPVWAQDASVNTHKTLTLSLFAVIVGITLMITYWAARRTHSTAEFYAAGRSITGFQNGLAIAGDYLSAASFLGIAGLIALYGYDGFMYSVGFLMAYITVLLLIAEPCRNTGKYTMADILAFRSEPKKVRTVAALSTIIVSTFYLTAQMVGAGSLIKLLIGIPYETSVIIVGIVMLAYVVFGGMLATTWVQIIKAVILIIASFILVLVVWGKYGFSLPGFLNAVVNDPNIQNHVAKLLGDKAAGMSPEELGQRFLEPGLFLKNPIDQLSLGMALVFGTAGLPHILMRFYTVPTARAARTSVIWAMILIGGFYVMTLFLGLGAALNVGPAAIIGIDKGGNMAAPLLAQYVGGGPESMLGNFFLAFVAAVAFATIVAVVAGLVLAAASAMAHDLYVGVIKGEHASAKEQVRAARVATVLVGILAIVIGIAAKGQNVAHLVGLAFAVAASANLPVLLLTLHWKRFNTGGVIAGMLVGATAAIVLVLVSPNMTYPLKVKADAEKVVAEAPARRAALQAQLADPAAAAKAQADLARLDADVKKAEEDIAKVGDKRSSLMGLEKPLFELKNPGIVSIPLGFLAAFIGSLLYRDKRAEEMWDELYVRQNTGIHAE; this is encoded by the coding sequence ATGAAGCCCTCGATTCCATCCGCGGCCCTGGGCCTGCTGGGGCTGTCTGCCAGCCTGCCCGTCTGGGCCCAGGACGCCAGCGTCAACACCCACAAGACCCTGACCCTGAGCCTCTTTGCCGTGATCGTCGGCATCACCCTGATGATCACCTACTGGGCGGCCAGGCGCACCCACAGCACCGCCGAGTTCTATGCCGCAGGCCGCTCGATCACCGGCTTCCAGAACGGGCTCGCCATCGCTGGGGATTATCTGTCGGCGGCCTCCTTTCTGGGCATTGCCGGTCTGATCGCGCTTTACGGCTATGACGGCTTCATGTACTCGGTGGGCTTTCTGATGGCCTATATCACGGTGCTGCTGCTGATTGCCGAGCCCTGCCGCAATACCGGCAAGTACACCATGGCTGACATCCTCGCCTTTCGCAGCGAGCCAAAGAAGGTCCGCACCGTGGCGGCGCTTTCGACCATCATCGTCTCGACCTTCTATCTCACCGCGCAGATGGTTGGCGCGGGTTCCCTGATCAAGCTCCTGATCGGCATTCCCTACGAGACCTCGGTGATCATCGTCGGCATCGTGATGCTCGCCTACGTGGTATTTGGCGGCATGCTGGCGACCACCTGGGTGCAGATCATCAAGGCCGTCATCCTCATCATCGCCTCCTTCATCCTGGTGCTGGTGGTCTGGGGCAAGTACGGCTTCAGCCTGCCGGGATTCCTGAATGCCGTTGTGAATGATCCGAACATCCAGAATCACGTGGCGAAGCTGCTGGGCGACAAGGCGGCGGGCATGAGCCCGGAGGAACTGGGGCAGCGCTTCCTGGAGCCGGGCCTCTTCCTCAAGAATCCCATCGACCAGCTATCGCTCGGAATGGCGCTGGTGTTCGGCACCGCCGGCCTGCCGCATATCCTGATGCGCTTTTACACCGTGCCCACCGCCCGGGCGGCGCGGACCTCGGTGATCTGGGCCATGATCCTCATCGGCGGCTTCTATGTCATGACGCTGTTCCTGGGCCTTGGTGCGGCGCTGAACGTCGGGCCTGCGGCCATCATCGGCATCGACAAGGGCGGCAACATGGCAGCCCCGCTGCTCGCCCAGTATGTCGGTGGCGGGCCGGAGTCCATGCTTGGCAACTTCTTCCTGGCCTTCGTCGCGGCGGTGGCCTTCGCCACCATCGTCGCGGTGGTCGCGGGCCTGGTGCTGGCGGCAGCCTCGGCCATGGCGCATGATCTTTACGTAGGTGTGATCAAGGGCGAGCACGCCAGCGCCAAGGAGCAAGTCAGGGCCGCGCGCGTGGCCACCGTGCTGGTCGGCATTCTCGCCATCGTCATCGGCATCGCTGCCAAGGGTCAGAACGTCGCGCATCTGGTGGGCCTGGCCTTTGCCGTGGCGGCCTCGGCCAATCTGCCGGTGCTGCTGCTGACCCTGCACTGGAAGCGCTTCAATACCGGTGGCGTGATCGCCGGCATGCTGGTGGGTGCTACTGCTGCCATCGTGCTGGTGCTGGTCTCGCCGAACATGACCTATCCGCTCAAGGTCAAGGCCGATGCCGAGAAGGTGGTGGCCGAGGCGCCCGCCAGGCGCGCCGCCCTGCAGGCCCAGCTCGCCGATCCCGCTGCTGCTGCGAAGGCGCAGGCTGATCTGGCCAGGCTGGATGCCGATGTGAAAAAGGCGGAGGAGGATATCGCCAAGGTCGGCGATAAGCGCAGCAGCCTGATGGGATTGGAAAAGCCCTTATTCGAGCTGAAGAATCCGGGCATCGTCTCGATTCCGCTCGGCTTTCTCGCCGCATTCATCGGTTCGCTGCTGTACCGCGACAAGCGCGCTGAGGAGATGTGGGATGAGCTTTACGTGCGCCAGAACACGGGCATACACGCGGAGTAG
- a CDS encoding porin, producing MYLKILLPALAAGIVLSCATPALAWSPKLAVDENTWAQVGVLGQFQFEAKQDNAGTNGDQWSNGAFVRRFRLLMQGSVHKNVQFLFDTDIPNAGKSADFGQPAPQEKLILNDAFVDFNLVPALKFEVGRILLPFSYENKQSATALLGLDYNLNAIKIPTFSEPLAAWRDNGVEARGLLLNNLIDYRVGVFTGQRDNAINPDDHLRYTGHVMLNLAEAQPGWFYSNSNFGKQTIRSLGVGFDMQDDATPVYTTDTSVSPSVTTLASRQDYRAWEVDGQLEQPLGNGQAISASAAWFDWEHAAGDFSGNTAFAQAGYLVTPHWQPVLRWEHQDPDAGRKLDTYHLGMNYLIKGHNANLKVDYALHDRIGADGEEKDAFRLQAQFLY from the coding sequence ATGTATCTCAAGATCCTGCTGCCGGCCCTGGCCGCCGGCATTGTCCTGTCCTGTGCCACGCCCGCCCTGGCCTGGAGCCCTAAACTGGCTGTCGATGAAAACACCTGGGCCCAGGTAGGCGTGCTCGGGCAGTTCCAGTTCGAGGCCAAGCAGGACAATGCCGGGACCAATGGCGATCAGTGGTCCAATGGTGCCTTCGTGCGCCGTTTCCGCCTGCTGATGCAGGGCTCGGTGCATAAGAATGTGCAGTTCCTCTTTGATACCGACATTCCCAATGCCGGCAAGAGTGCCGATTTTGGCCAGCCGGCACCGCAGGAAAAGCTCATCCTCAATGACGCCTTCGTCGATTTCAACCTCGTTCCCGCCCTGAAATTCGAGGTCGGCCGCATCCTGCTGCCTTTCTCCTATGAGAACAAACAGAGCGCCACGGCGCTGCTGGGGCTGGACTATAATCTCAATGCCATCAAGATTCCGACCTTCTCCGAGCCGCTGGCTGCCTGGCGCGACAATGGCGTCGAGGCGCGCGGCCTGCTGCTCAACAACCTCATCGATTACCGGGTGGGCGTCTTCACCGGCCAGCGGGACAACGCTATCAATCCCGACGATCACCTGCGCTACACCGGGCATGTGATGCTCAACCTCGCCGAGGCCCAACCCGGCTGGTTCTACAGCAACAGCAACTTCGGCAAACAGACCATCCGCTCGCTCGGAGTGGGCTTCGACATGCAGGACGATGCCACGCCAGTCTATACGACCGACACGTCTGTCTCGCCCAGTGTCACCACGCTGGCCAGCCGCCAGGACTATCGCGCCTGGGAGGTGGACGGCCAGCTTGAACAGCCGCTGGGCAATGGCCAGGCCATCTCCGCCTCGGCCGCCTGGTTCGACTGGGAGCACGCCGCTGGTGATTTCAGCGGCAACACAGCCTTCGCCCAGGCCGGTTATCTCGTCACCCCGCACTGGCAGCCGGTGCTGCGCTGGGAGCATCAGGACCCCGATGCCGGACGCAAGCTCGACACCTATCATCTGGGCATGAACTATCTGATCAAGGGGCACAATGCCAACCTCAAGGTCGATTATGCCCTGCATGACCGCATCGGCGCCGATGGCGAGGAGAAGGATGCCTTCCGCCTGCAGGCACAATTCCTCTATTAA